From a single Bradyrhizobium sediminis genomic region:
- a CDS encoding SDR family NAD(P)-dependent oxidoreductase: MPLLQNHIAVVTGAASGIGRAIAAGYAREGAQVVLLDMNEKALAEAAQEIRSAGGRAESFVLNVTKREDCVAVAKKIADKVGQVSILVNNAGIARRNGMLGAPEAVINDWEDIIAINLTGVFNVTNAFLAPLRAAKGRIVNIGSIQSFVHLRTPSSPAYTASKHGVLGFTKAIAAELGKDGVRVNAIGPGFIETPLNEKVRASNPELAKVFIEHTPLGRAGKPEDIVGPAVFLASDLSAYVSGTIVMVDGGYRTI; this comes from the coding sequence ATGCCCCTTCTCCAAAACCACATCGCGGTCGTCACCGGTGCTGCTTCCGGCATCGGGCGCGCGATCGCGGCAGGCTACGCCCGCGAGGGCGCGCAGGTGGTGCTGCTCGACATGAACGAGAAGGCGCTCGCCGAGGCCGCGCAGGAAATTCGCAGCGCGGGCGGCAGAGCCGAGAGCTTCGTGCTCAACGTCACCAAACGCGAGGACTGCGTCGCGGTGGCGAAGAAGATCGCCGACAAGGTCGGGCAGGTCTCGATCCTGGTCAACAATGCCGGCATCGCGCGGCGCAACGGCATGCTGGGCGCGCCCGAGGCCGTGATCAACGACTGGGAAGACATCATCGCCATCAACCTCACCGGCGTGTTCAACGTGACCAACGCGTTTCTCGCGCCGTTGCGCGCCGCCAAGGGGCGCATCGTCAATATCGGCTCGATCCAGTCCTTCGTGCATCTGCGCACGCCGAGTTCGCCCGCCTACACCGCCTCCAAGCACGGCGTGCTCGGCTTCACCAAGGCGATCGCCGCCGAACTCGGCAAGGACGGCGTCCGCGTCAATGCGATCGGCCCGGGCTTCATCGAAACGCCGCTCAACGAAAAGGTGCGCGCCAGCAATCCGGAACTGGCGAAAGTGTTCATCGAGCACACGCCGCTCGGCCGCGCCGGCAAGCCGGAGGATATCGTCGGACCGGCGGTGTTCCTCGCCTCGGACCTGTCGGCCTATGTCAGCGGCACCATCGTGATGGTCGATGGCGGCTACCGGACGATCTGA
- a CDS encoding DUF2277 domain-containing protein, protein MCRNIKTLFNFEPPATEEEIEASALQFVRKLSGFNKPSQANAEAFDRAVAEVAASARRLLTSLHTHAPARDRETEAEKAKERSRLRFG, encoded by the coding sequence ATGTGCCGTAACATCAAGACGCTGTTCAATTTTGAGCCGCCGGCGACCGAGGAGGAGATCGAGGCCTCCGCGCTGCAATTCGTGCGGAAGCTGTCGGGTTTCAACAAGCCGTCACAGGCCAACGCGGAGGCCTTCGACCGCGCCGTCGCCGAGGTCGCGGCCTCGGCCCGGCGGCTATTGACGTCGCTGCATACCCATGCCCCGGCGCGCGACCGCGAGACCGAGGCCGAGAAGGCGAAGGAGCGGTCGCGGCTGCGGTTTGGCTGA
- a CDS encoding cytochrome P450, producing the protein MSNAPHFDIDVARFWADPYPDLAVMRKQAPIAFVPQLGSTVFTRRDDIFTQEKRIDVFSSHQPAGLMNTLMGHNMMRKDGDAHMAERAAMFPSVSPRTVRDTWSRQFQAHADRILDELAPAGRADLCKAFALPLSAECLKDITGLTNVRFADMDAWSQAMIDGIANYTGNKEVEARCHAATAGIDAAIDDMIPVVTKHPNTSILSVLLAAGQPMPSIRANIKLAISGGQNEPRDAISGTVWALLTHPDQLALVREGKAKWLDVFEEYARWIAPIGMSPRRVAKPWSYGGVDFEPEDRVFFMFGSANRDEACFEDPDRFDLTRDTQKSIAFGAGPHYCAGAFASRAMVADVALPSVFARLKGLRLDESEAVRIGGWAFRGLFNLPVAWDAG; encoded by the coding sequence ATGTCCAACGCGCCGCATTTCGATATCGACGTTGCCCGATTCTGGGCCGATCCCTATCCCGATCTGGCTGTGATGCGAAAACAGGCGCCGATCGCGTTCGTGCCGCAGCTCGGCTCCACCGTGTTCACCCGGCGCGACGACATCTTCACCCAGGAAAAGCGCATCGACGTGTTCTCGTCGCATCAGCCGGCCGGGCTGATGAACACGCTGATGGGCCACAACATGATGCGCAAGGACGGCGACGCGCACATGGCCGAGCGCGCGGCGATGTTTCCGTCGGTGTCGCCGCGCACCGTGCGCGACACCTGGAGCCGGCAGTTCCAGGCCCATGCCGACCGCATCCTCGACGAGCTGGCGCCGGCAGGGCGCGCCGACCTCTGCAAGGCGTTCGCGCTGCCGCTGTCGGCCGAGTGCCTGAAGGACATCACCGGGCTCACCAACGTGCGTTTTGCGGACATGGACGCGTGGTCGCAGGCGATGATCGACGGCATCGCCAATTACACCGGCAACAAGGAAGTGGAGGCGCGCTGCCATGCCGCCACCGCCGGCATCGACGCCGCGATCGACGACATGATCCCGGTCGTGACCAAACACCCCAACACCTCGATCCTCAGCGTGCTATTGGCGGCCGGCCAGCCGATGCCGAGCATCCGCGCCAACATCAAGCTGGCGATCTCGGGCGGGCAGAACGAGCCGCGCGACGCCATCTCCGGCACGGTCTGGGCGCTGCTGACCCATCCCGATCAGCTTGCGCTGGTGCGCGAAGGCAAGGCGAAGTGGCTCGACGTGTTCGAGGAATATGCCCGCTGGATTGCGCCGATCGGAATGTCACCGCGGCGGGTGGCAAAGCCGTGGTCCTATGGCGGCGTCGATTTCGAGCCGGAGGACCGCGTGTTCTTCATGTTCGGTTCGGCCAATCGCGACGAGGCCTGCTTTGAAGACCCCGACCGATTCGACCTCACCCGCGATACCCAGAAGAGCATCGCCTTCGGCGCCGGCCCGCATTATTGCGCCGGCGCCTTCGCCTCCCGCGCGATGGTCGCCGACGTCGCGCTGCCGAGCGTGTTTGCGCGGCTGAAAGGCCTGCGGCTCGACGAAAGCGAGGCGGTACGGATCGGCGGCTGGGCATTTCGCGGGCTGTTCAATCTGCCGGTCGCGTGGGACGCGGGCTAG
- a CDS encoding helix-turn-helix domain-containing protein — protein MTHTVSAPPVPAPALAPNEIVPLLIGSTVGEVERELVLQTLGRCGGNRTRAARVLGMSVRTLRNKIRQYVAEGIDVPEHRD, from the coding sequence ATGACCCATACTGTTTCCGCGCCGCCTGTGCCGGCGCCCGCACTCGCTCCGAATGAAATCGTGCCGCTGCTGATCGGGTCCACCGTCGGCGAGGTCGAACGCGAACTGGTGCTGCAGACCCTTGGCCGCTGCGGCGGCAACCGCACCCGCGCCGCGCGCGTGCTCGGGATGTCGGTGCGCACCCTGCGCAACAAGATCCGGCAATACGTGGCCGAAGGCATCGACGTGCCCGAGCATCGGGACTAG
- a CDS encoding DnaJ domain-containing protein, producing MDSKLRQWQLDIERIWQAAAPDWREAARLADVLARTSPEVLLRHAAAQALPILRHAAAETCDNEIAEAARRRLGIVREVLHTLTAPRFGRRDIPVKTLTPAERYRQLLGLPLDRRLTAAEIHRAYKRVAKTAHPDAGGSAHEFQALSAAREALMKEQ from the coding sequence ATGGATAGCAAGCTCAGGCAATGGCAGCTCGATATCGAGCGGATCTGGCAGGCCGCCGCGCCCGACTGGCGCGAGGCCGCGCGCCTCGCCGACGTGCTGGCGCGGACCAGTCCCGAGGTGCTGCTGCGGCACGCGGCGGCGCAGGCGCTGCCGATCCTGCGCCATGCCGCGGCTGAAACCTGCGACAATGAAATCGCCGAGGCCGCGCGGCGCCGTCTCGGCATCGTCCGCGAAGTGCTGCATACCCTGACCGCCCCGCGGTTCGGCCGCCGCGACATCCCGGTGAAGACGCTGACGCCGGCCGAACGTTACCGGCAACTGCTCGGATTGCCGCTCGACCGCCGCCTGACGGCGGCCGAAATCCACCGCGCCTACAAGCGCGTCGCCAAGACCGCGCACCCCGATGCCGGCGGCAGCGCGCATGAGTTCCAGGCGCTGTCGGCGGCGCGCGAGGCGCTGATGAAGGAGCAGTGA